CACCCGATGATCTGGACGCCGGGGTTTTGTTCCTTTAAATACCGGGAACATCCCATAATGGTGCCCGTGGTACCCATGGCGCTTACAAAATGAGTGATCGTTCCCTGGGTATCGTTCCATATTTCGGGACCGGTAGTTTTATAATGTGCACGCCAGTTGTCGTTATTCGCAAACTGGTTTAAGATAAAGGCCTCTCCCTTTGCCGCTTTTTCTTCTGCATAATCACGGCAGGTTTCCATTCCGTTGAGCAAGGTTACCCGGGCTCCAAAAGCTTCCATGGTCAGCGTGCGCTCCCGCGTAGAGGTATCGGGCATCACCAGCTCCAGGTCCAGGTTATAAAACCGGGCAATCATGGCCAGGGCAATGCCCGTATTGCCACTGGTCGCTTCCACCATTTTGTCGCCGGGTTTGATATCACCCCGCTCCAGGGCAGACGCAATCATGTTTAAGGCGGCACGGTCTTTTACGC
The sequence above is a segment of the Niabella agricola genome. Coding sequences within it:
- the cysM gene encoding cysteine synthase CysM — translated: MASLLELIGHTPMVELKNLNRNPSIKIYAKLEGNNPGGSVKDRAALNMIASALERGDIKPGDKMVEATSGNTGIALAMIARFYNLDLELVMPDTSTRERTLTMEAFGARVTLLNGMETCRDYAEEKAAKGEAFILNQFANNDNWRAHYKTTGPEIWNDTQGTITHFVSAMGTTGTIMGCSRYLKEQNPGVQIIGCQPTEEASIPGIRRWPEAYLPKIFEPQRVDRVMDITEQEAIGYTRRLAKEEGVFAGMSTGGAAAAAFRVASELEEGTIVFIACDRGDRYLSSSLFG